From one Phoenix dactylifera cultivar Barhee BC4 unplaced genomic scaffold, palm_55x_up_171113_PBpolish2nd_filt_p 000920F, whole genome shotgun sequence genomic stretch:
- the LOC120103761 gene encoding uncharacterized protein LOC120103761, which produces MLESYEGVWEGLSPPALHDNVEFDYSGNYLAIAGSDVRVYQVASVKMEWNQIKTLSDLSGTGKVTCVKLGWPRGTQITRSLISNLQRSQSRDSLRYHLILCCSWGRCTPLGSRSAVNRWMPPLVI; this is translated from the exons ATGTTGGAGAGCTACGAGGGAGTGTGGGAGGGACTCTCACCGCCGGCATTACATGATAATG TGGAATTCGACTATAGTGGAAACTATCTTGCAATTGCGGGTTCGGATGTAAG GGTCTACCAAGTTGCCAGTGTAAAGATGGAATGGAATCAGATTAAGACACTCTCTGATTTATCAGGCACAG GAAAAGTGACATGCGTTAAGTTGGGATGGCCCAGAGGAACCCAGATCACCAGATCACTGATTTCAAACTTACAGAGAAGCCAGAGTCGAGATTCTTTGCGTTATCACTTAATCCTTTGCTGCTCATGGGGACGCTGCACGCCCCTGGGCTCGAGATCAGCAGTTAACCGTTGGATGCCCCCCCTTGTAATTTAA
- the LOC120107604 gene encoding uncharacterized protein LOC120107604 — translation MHQTTLSLQDLFHEENLCNSTGLCLDESLLCRISLNKFSSETEENTCLACRKSVKNIFIQLKAPKLRMKIMETLIENCKEADENEEQCKQIVCMYVPLILSKLDKQKPSDRCRLMNLCDEGISL, via the exons ATGCATCAAACAACGCTGTCTTTGCAAGATCTTTTCCATGAAGAAAATCTCTGCAACAGCACAGGATTATGTTTGGACGAGTCCCTGCTTTGTCGCATTTCATTAAACAAGTTTTCTTCTGAG ACAGAGGAGAACACTTGTTTAGCATGCCGCAAATCtgtcaaaaatattttcattcaaTTAAAGGCTCCTAAGCTGAGG ATGAAGATAATGGAGACTCTTATTGAgaactgcaaagaagcagatgaGAATGAAGAGCAA TGCAAGCAAATTGTCTGCATGTATGTTCCCCTAATCCTGTCAAAACTTGACAAGCAGAAACCCAGTGACCGGTGCCGTCTGATGAATCTCTGTGATGAGGGGATATCTCTGTGA